In Pseudomonas sp. DNDY-54, a genomic segment contains:
- a CDS encoding PA3496 family putative envelope integrity protein: MAQHRETYVNLDARARRKQQDERRMHFRRAIESYDEQRQLHAQLMEFPDLLMVSPLLDGLPARHQSGQPAQ; the protein is encoded by the coding sequence ATGGCCCAGCACCGCGAAACCTACGTCAACCTCGATGCCCGTGCCCGCCGCAAACAGCAGGACGAGCGTCGCATGCATTTCCGACGCGCCATCGAAAGCTACGACGAGCAGCGCCAGTTACACGCGCAGCTGATGGAGTTTCCTGATCTGCTGATGGTCAGCCCACTGCTGGACGGCTTGCCGGCGCGCCATCAAAGCGGGCAGCCAGCGCAATGA
- a CDS encoding LysR family transcriptional regulator, producing the protein MRKSMMRITLRQLQIFRAVCESHSYSRAAEEMALTQPAVSLQIRQLEELIGQPLFEYLGKKLYLTAAAEALQRASTDIFGRLDSLDMQLSDLQGSLQGQLNLAVESSAKYITPHLFAAFKRKHPEVSLELVVVNHAQAVKRLSISRDDLLIMSQVPTDMDLEFMPFLDNPIVAVAPVDHPLCAADELTLQDLTRYPLLIRESGSGTRKAGEDYLRQKRAHFAQTVQVASLDALRESVLAGLGLALIPRHAVHLELAHGLLRELPVQELPLYRSWCVVHPRGKRLSPVAQAFFAFIREERAQIIALAARFDGAPASRPAVG; encoded by the coding sequence ATGCGAAAAAGCATGATGCGCATAACCCTGCGCCAGCTGCAGATCTTCCGCGCGGTATGTGAAAGCCACTCCTACAGCCGAGCAGCCGAAGAAATGGCCCTCACCCAGCCCGCCGTGAGTTTGCAGATTCGCCAGCTGGAGGAGTTGATCGGCCAACCACTGTTCGAGTACCTGGGCAAAAAGCTCTACCTGACTGCCGCAGCCGAAGCGTTGCAGCGCGCCAGCACGGACATCTTTGGACGCCTGGACAGCCTGGATATGCAGCTGTCCGACCTGCAGGGCTCGTTGCAAGGCCAGCTAAACCTTGCTGTCGAGTCGAGCGCCAAATACATCACGCCGCATCTGTTTGCCGCGTTCAAACGCAAGCACCCGGAGGTCAGTCTGGAACTGGTGGTGGTGAACCACGCGCAGGCGGTCAAGCGCCTGTCGATCAGCCGTGACGATCTGCTGATCATGTCGCAGGTACCAACCGATATGGACCTGGAGTTCATGCCCTTCCTCGATAACCCGATCGTCGCGGTTGCGCCGGTGGATCATCCGTTATGCGCAGCGGATGAGCTCACCCTGCAGGACCTGACGCGTTACCCGCTGCTGATCCGTGAATCCGGATCAGGCACGCGAAAGGCAGGCGAGGACTATCTGCGCCAAAAGCGCGCGCACTTTGCTCAGACAGTACAGGTCGCATCGCTTGATGCGCTGCGTGAAAGCGTGCTGGCAGGGCTCGGCCTGGCCCTGATCCCACGCCACGCCGTGCACCTTGAGTTAGCGCACGGCCTGCTTCGCGAGCTGCCCGTCCAAGAACTGCCGCTTTACCGCAGCTGGTGCGTCGTTCACCCGCGCGGCAAACGGCTAAGCCCCGTCGCGCAGGCGTTCTTTGCCTTCATCCGTGAAGAGCGCGCACAGATCATTGCGCTGGCTGCCCGCTTTGATGGCGCGCCGGCAAGCCGTCCAGCAGTGGGCTGA
- a CDS encoding acetyl-CoA carboxylase biotin carboxylase subunit, whose product MIKKLLIANRGEIAVRIVRACAEMNVRSVAVFAEPDRHALHVKRADEAYFIGDDPLAGYLNPRKLVNLAVETGCDALHPGYGFLSENAELAEICAERGIRFVGPSAEVIRRMGDKTEARRSMIKAGVPVTPGTEGNVADVEEALAAAEGIGYPVMLKATSGGGGRGIRRCNSREELAQAYPRVISEATKAFGSADVFLEKCIVEPKHIEAQILADSFGNTVHLFERDCSIQRRNQKLIEIAPSPQLTPEQRAYIGDLAVRAAKAVGYENAGTVEFLLADGEVYFMEMNTRVQVEHTITEEITGIDIVREQIRIASGLPLSVKQEDIQYRGFALQFRINAEEPRNNFLPCFGKITRYYAPGGPGVRTDTAIYTGYTIPPYYDSMCLKLIVWALTWEEALARGSRALDDMRVQGVKTTATYYQQILANPDFRSGQFNTSFVDNHPELLNYSIKRKPGELALAIAAAIAAHAGL is encoded by the coding sequence GTGATCAAGAAGCTGCTGATCGCCAACCGCGGTGAAATTGCCGTCCGCATCGTGCGGGCCTGCGCCGAAATGAATGTGCGTTCGGTGGCGGTGTTCGCCGAGCCCGACCGCCATGCGCTGCACGTCAAACGCGCCGACGAGGCTTACTTCATCGGGGATGACCCACTGGCTGGTTACCTGAACCCGCGCAAGCTGGTGAATCTCGCCGTGGAGACCGGCTGCGATGCGCTGCATCCTGGCTATGGATTCCTTTCTGAAAACGCCGAGCTGGCGGAGATTTGTGCCGAGCGTGGCATCCGTTTCGTTGGTCCTAGCGCCGAGGTGATTCGCCGCATGGGTGACAAGACCGAGGCGCGGCGCAGCATGATCAAGGCCGGCGTGCCGGTCACGCCGGGTACCGAAGGCAATGTGGCGGATGTCGAAGAAGCGCTGGCTGCGGCGGAAGGCATCGGCTATCCGGTGATGCTCAAGGCCACGTCCGGCGGCGGCGGTCGAGGCATCCGTCGCTGCAACTCGCGCGAAGAACTCGCCCAGGCCTATCCGCGGGTGATTTCGGAGGCCACCAAGGCCTTCGGTTCGGCTGATGTATTCCTCGAGAAATGCATCGTCGAGCCCAAGCACATCGAGGCGCAGATCCTCGCCGACTCCTTCGGCAACACCGTGCACCTGTTCGAGCGCGACTGCTCGATCCAGCGCCGTAACCAGAAGCTCATTGAGATCGCGCCCAGCCCGCAGCTCACTCCCGAGCAGCGCGCCTATATCGGCGACCTGGCGGTGCGCGCGGCCAAGGCAGTGGGTTACGAGAACGCCGGCACTGTGGAGTTTCTGCTCGCCGACGGCGAGGTGTACTTCATGGAGATGAACACTCGCGTGCAGGTGGAGCACACCATCACCGAGGAAATCACCGGCATTGACATTGTCCGTGAGCAGATCCGCATCGCCTCCGGCCTGCCGCTCTCGGTCAAGCAGGAAGATATCCAGTACCGCGGCTTCGCCCTGCAGTTCCGCATCAATGCCGAGGAGCCGCGCAACAACTTCCTGCCGTGCTTCGGCAAGATTACCCGCTACTACGCGCCAGGTGGCCCCGGCGTGCGCACCGATACAGCGATCTACACCGGTTACACCATTCCGCCGTACTACGACTCCATGTGCCTGAAGCTGATCGTCTGGGCGCTGACCTGGGAAGAAGCGCTGGCTCGCGGCTCCCGCGCGTTGGACGACATGCGCGTGCAGGGCGTGAAGACCACCGCCACTTACTATCAGCAGATTCTCGCCAATCCGGATTTTCGTAGCGGGCAGTTCAACACCAGCTTCGTCGACAACCATCCGGAACTGCTGAATTACTCGATCAAACGCAAGCCGGGCGAGCTGGCCCTGGCCATCGCTGCCGCCATCGCCGCCCACGCAGGACTGTGA
- the oadA gene encoding sodium-extruding oxaloacetate decarboxylase subunit alpha, whose translation MTAQKKITVTDTILRDAHQSLLATRMRTEDMLPICDKLDRVGYWSLEVWGGATFDACVRFLKEDPWERLRQLKAALPNTRLQMLLRGQNLLGYRHYADDVVEAFCAKAADNGIDVFRIFDAMNDVRNLETAIRAVKKTGKHAQGTIAYTTSPVHTVELFVEQGRVMRDMGVDSIAIKDMAGLLTPFATGELVRALKAEIELPVFIHSHDTAGVASMCQLKAIESGADHIDTAISSMAWGTSHPGTESMVAALRGTPYDTGLDLELLQEIGLYFYAVRKKYHQFESEFTGVDTRVQVNQVPGGMISNLANQLKEQGALNRMDEVLAEIPRVRKDLGYPPLVTPTSQIVGTQAFFNVLAGERYKTITNEVKLYLQGGYGKAPGTIDAKLQRQAIGGEEIIEVRPADLIKPELDKLRREVGALAKSEEDVLTYAMFPDIGRKFLEEREAGTLQPEVLLPIPDGSAVSAAGGEGVPTEFVIDVHGETYRVDITGVGVKGEGKRHFFLSIDGMPEEVVFEPLNNFVGGSGSGQRKQANGPGDVSTSMPGNVVDVLVKEGDVVKAGQAVLISEAMKMETEIQAPIAGTVKAVHVAKGDRVTPGDLLIEIEA comes from the coding sequence ATGACTGCTCAGAAGAAAATCACCGTTACCGACACCATCCTGCGTGACGCCCACCAGTCGCTGCTGGCCACCCGCATGCGCACCGAGGACATGCTGCCCATCTGCGACAAGCTCGACCGTGTCGGCTACTGGTCGCTTGAGGTCTGGGGCGGCGCCACCTTCGATGCCTGCGTGCGTTTTCTCAAGGAAGATCCGTGGGAGCGCCTGCGCCAGCTCAAAGCCGCGCTGCCCAACACTCGGCTGCAAATGCTGTTGCGAGGGCAGAACCTGCTGGGTTATCGGCACTACGCCGATGACGTGGTCGAAGCCTTCTGCGCCAAGGCGGCGGACAACGGTATCGATGTGTTCCGCATCTTCGATGCGATGAACGACGTGCGGAACCTGGAAACCGCCATTCGCGCAGTGAAGAAGACCGGCAAGCACGCGCAAGGCACTATCGCCTACACCACCAGCCCGGTGCATACCGTCGAGCTGTTCGTCGAGCAGGGCCGGGTAATGCGCGACATGGGCGTCGATTCCATCGCCATCAAGGACATGGCCGGCCTGCTCACGCCGTTCGCCACCGGTGAGCTGGTCCGTGCACTGAAGGCCGAGATCGAGCTGCCCGTGTTCATCCACTCCCACGACACGGCCGGCGTCGCCAGCATGTGTCAGTTGAAAGCCATCGAAAGCGGTGCCGACCATATCGACACCGCCATTTCCTCCATGGCCTGGGGTACCAGCCACCCTGGCACCGAGTCCATGGTCGCCGCGCTGCGCGGCACGCCCTACGACACCGGCCTCGATCTGGAGCTGCTGCAGGAGATCGGCCTGTACTTCTACGCGGTGCGCAAGAAGTACCACCAGTTCGAGAGCGAGTTCACCGGCGTCGATACCCGTGTGCAGGTTAATCAGGTACCGGGCGGGATGATTTCCAACCTGGCCAACCAGCTCAAGGAGCAGGGCGCGCTCAACCGCATGGATGAGGTGCTGGCCGAGATCCCGCGTGTACGCAAGGACTTGGGCTACCCGCCGCTGGTCACCCCGACCTCGCAAATCGTCGGCACCCAGGCGTTCTTCAACGTGCTCGCCGGCGAACGCTACAAGACCATTACCAATGAAGTGAAGCTTTACCTGCAGGGCGGCTACGGCAAGGCGCCGGGCACCATCGACGCCAAGCTGCAACGCCAGGCAATCGGCGGTGAGGAGATCATCGAGGTGCGCCCGGCCGACCTGATCAAGCCCGAGCTGGACAAGCTGCGGCGGGAGGTCGGTGCGCTGGCTAAGTCCGAAGAAGACGTGCTGACCTACGCCATGTTCCCCGACATCGGCCGCAAATTCCTCGAAGAACGTGAAGCGGGCACGCTGCAGCCGGAGGTACTGCTGCCGATTCCAGATGGCAGTGCCGTAAGTGCCGCCGGTGGCGAGGGCGTGCCGACCGAGTTCGTCATCGATGTGCACGGCGAGACCTACCGCGTCGATATCACCGGTGTCGGCGTAAAGGGCGAAGGCAAGCGGCACTTCTTCCTTTCTATCGATGGCATGCCGGAGGAAGTGGTGTTCGAGCCGTTGAATAACTTCGTCGGCGGCAGTGGCAGTGGCCAGCGCAAACAGGCCAACGGTCCGGGTGACGTGAGCACCAGCATGCCGGGCAATGTGGTCGATGTGCTGGTCAAGGAGGGCGATGTGGTCAAAGCCGGCCAGGCCGTGCTGATCAGCGAAGCGATGAAGATGGAGACCGAGATCCAGGCGCCGATTGCCGGCACAGTCAAGGCGGTTCACGTGGCCAAGGGTGACCGGGTGACTCCCGGTGATCTGCTGATCGAGATCGAGGCCTAA
- a CDS encoding GNAT family N-acetyltransferase has product MSPIQIRPVTADDHDAWLALWLGYLNFYQTELPAEISANTWRRFLDPTEPTHAALAWQDGKAHGLVQWIFHRSNWTVEDSCYLQDLFVSPELRGTGVGRRLIEHVYAEARAAGSSKVHWLTHESNHTGMQLYERIAERSGFLQYRHAL; this is encoded by the coding sequence ATGTCGCCTATTCAAATCCGACCCGTAACGGCCGATGACCACGACGCCTGGCTGGCGCTGTGGCTGGGCTACCTGAACTTCTACCAAACCGAGCTGCCCGCTGAGATCAGCGCGAACACGTGGCGACGCTTCCTCGACCCCACCGAACCCACCCACGCCGCACTGGCTTGGCAGGATGGGAAGGCGCACGGCCTGGTGCAGTGGATCTTTCACCGCTCCAACTGGACCGTCGAAGACAGCTGTTATCTGCAAGATCTGTTCGTCAGTCCGGAACTGCGCGGCACCGGCGTCGGACGTCGATTGATCGAACACGTCTACGCCGAGGCCCGCGCCGCCGGCAGCTCGAAAGTGCACTGGCTGACTCACGAGAGCAACCACACCGGGATGCAACTTTACGAGCGCATCGCCGAGCGTTCCGGCTTCCTGCAGTACCGTCATGCGCTTTGA
- the glsB gene encoding glutaminase B — protein sequence MQNLLNEILDDVRPLLGQGKVADYIPALADVPANQLGIAVYSADGELYHAGDAKTLFSIQSISKVFSLVQAIQHSGESLWDRLGHEPSGQPFNSLVQLEFERGRPRNPFINAGALVICDINQSRFAVPALSMRDFVRHLSGNPLIVSDSRVAESEYQYRARNAAMAYLMQAFGNFHNDVEAVLRSYFHHCALRMSCVDLARAFGFLARDGACLNGGEPVLSPRQAKQVNAIMATSGLYDEAGNFAYRVGLPGKSGVGGGIVAVVPGRFTVCVWSPELNQAGNSLIGMAALEKLSQRIGWSIF from the coding sequence ATGCAGAACCTGTTGAACGAAATCCTGGATGACGTCCGCCCATTACTCGGGCAGGGCAAGGTGGCCGATTACATTCCAGCCCTGGCGGACGTGCCGGCCAATCAGCTGGGCATCGCCGTCTACAGCGCCGACGGCGAGCTCTACCACGCCGGCGATGCGAAAACGCTGTTCTCGATCCAGAGCATTTCCAAGGTGTTCAGCCTGGTCCAAGCGATCCAGCACAGTGGTGAATCGCTCTGGGACCGGCTGGGGCATGAGCCGTCCGGTCAGCCGTTCAACTCGCTGGTGCAGCTGGAGTTTGAGCGCGGCCGGCCACGCAACCCATTTATCAACGCCGGTGCCTTGGTGATTTGCGATATCAACCAGTCGCGCTTCGCGGTGCCGGCTTTGTCGATGCGCGATTTCGTGCGACACCTGTCTGGCAACCCGCTGATTGTCTCCGATTCACGGGTTGCTGAGTCGGAGTACCAGTACCGCGCGCGTAACGCCGCGATGGCTTACCTGATGCAGGCCTTCGGCAATTTTCACAACGATGTCGAGGCGGTGCTGCGCAGCTATTTCCATCACTGTGCCCTGCGCATGAGCTGCGTCGATCTGGCTCGTGCATTTGGTTTTCTCGCCCGCGACGGCGCATGCCTGAATGGTGGCGAGCCGGTGTTAAGCCCGCGGCAGGCCAAGCAGGTCAATGCCATCATGGCCACCAGTGGACTCTACGATGAGGCCGGCAACTTCGCCTATCGCGTTGGCCTGCCGGGCAAGAGCGGGGTGGGTGGCGGCATCGTCGCGGTGGTGCCGGGGCGCTTCACGGTATGCGTCTGGTCGCCCGAGTTGAATCAGGCCGGCAATTCGCTGATCGGTATGGCGGCACTGGAGAAACTGTCTCAGCGCATCGGCTGGTCTATCTTCTGA
- a CDS encoding carbonic anhydrase, whose amino-acid sequence MSLEDKTTETAQEALDNLIAGVMQFREEVYPQQRELFNKLAHEQTPRAMFITCADSRILPELITQSSPGDLFVTRNVGNIVPPYGIMNGGVSTAIEFAVMALGVHHIIVCGHSDCGAMKAVLNPASLDGMPTVKTWLRHAEVARTVVEENCGCADHNTLGILTEENVLAQLDHLRTHPSVAARLASGQLFIHGWVYNIGTSEIRAYDAARGEFRLIGDGPLPMATPKSRYV is encoded by the coding sequence ATGAGTCTCGAAGACAAGACGACCGAAACGGCGCAGGAGGCGCTCGACAACCTGATCGCCGGTGTCATGCAGTTTCGTGAGGAGGTTTATCCGCAGCAGCGTGAGCTGTTCAATAAACTGGCCCACGAGCAGACACCACGTGCGATGTTCATCACCTGCGCGGACTCGCGCATCCTGCCTGAGCTGATCACGCAAAGTTCGCCCGGCGACCTGTTCGTCACCCGCAATGTCGGCAATATCGTGCCGCCGTACGGCATCATGAATGGCGGCGTGTCGACTGCTATCGAGTTCGCCGTGATGGCGCTCGGCGTTCACCACATCATCGTGTGCGGCCATTCCGATTGTGGGGCGATGAAGGCGGTGTTGAACCCGGCCAGCCTGGATGGCATGCCAACCGTCAAGACCTGGCTGCGGCATGCCGAGGTGGCTCGTACGGTGGTGGAAGAAAATTGCGGCTGCGCCGACCACAACACCCTGGGCATTCTCACCGAGGAAAACGTGCTGGCCCAACTCGATCACCTGCGCACCCACCCGTCAGTGGCGGCGCGGCTCGCCAGCGGTCAGCTGTTCATTCATGGCTGGGTGTACAACATCGGCACCAGCGAGATCCGCGCGTACGATGCAGCACGCGGTGAGTTCCGCCTGATTGGCGATGGTCCCCTGCCGATGGCGACACCGAAATCGCGCTACGTGTGA
- a CDS encoding ABC transporter substrate-binding protein: MGPNHKNFARGDEVQGIATDTVREIFKRAGIGYSLTLRSPWDRLYNQTLTDTGHGLFSVTRTEHNERQFKWVGPLARYESVLLASADRPIEVNTLSQAKGLEIGAQKSSGVSQYLESQGLRPIDSLSEDENLRKLLSGRLDLWATADPVWRYYAKAQGAEELKPVLKYRAEDLYLALHKDTPDEAVQRLQHALNDVIDEGYAGCSKTPDLCYLIRDRKAP; encoded by the coding sequence ATGGGGCCGAACCATAAGAACTTCGCCCGCGGCGACGAGGTTCAAGGGATTGCAACAGACACCGTAAGGGAAATTTTCAAGCGTGCCGGTATCGGCTATAGCCTCACCCTTCGATCGCCCTGGGATCGCCTCTACAACCAGACGCTTACGGATACCGGGCACGGCCTCTTTTCAGTGACGCGCACTGAACACAACGAAAGGCAATTCAAATGGGTGGGTCCGCTGGCCCGTTACGAGAGCGTCCTGCTTGCCAGCGCGGACAGGCCAATCGAGGTGAACACGCTGAGCCAGGCCAAGGGACTCGAAATCGGCGCGCAAAAAAGCAGTGGCGTCAGCCAGTACCTCGAGAGCCAAGGCCTACGCCCGATTGACAGCCTCAGCGAAGACGAGAATCTGCGCAAACTGCTCAGTGGTCGCCTCGACCTGTGGGCGACTGCCGATCCGGTCTGGCGTTACTACGCCAAGGCGCAAGGCGCCGAAGAGCTCAAACCCGTACTCAAATATCGCGCTGAAGATCTGTACCTGGCGCTGCACAAAGACACCCCCGACGAAGCCGTCCAGCGCCTGCAGCATGCACTCAATGACGTCATCGACGAGGGCTATGCCGGCTGCAGCAAAACCCCCGACCTCTGCTATTTGATCCGCGACCGCAAGGCGCCGTGA
- a CDS encoding thioesterase domain-containing protein, whose translation MSRDSRYLEAILHHDIPLTRAMGLRVEHWENHELRLKVPLQANINHKSSMFGGSLYCASVLAGWGWLHLRLREAGIEDGHIVIQEGQIDYPLPVLDDATAICSAPDEGAWDRFEAIYRRRGRSRLTLHSRILAADGRDAVRFTGQFVLHK comes from the coding sequence ATGAGCCGCGACAGCCGCTATCTGGAAGCCATTCTTCATCACGACATCCCACTCACTCGGGCCATGGGCCTGCGCGTTGAGCATTGGGAAAACCATGAGCTGCGCCTGAAAGTCCCGCTGCAAGCGAACATCAACCACAAGAGCAGCATGTTCGGCGGCAGCCTGTATTGCGCGTCGGTGCTGGCGGGATGGGGCTGGTTGCACCTGCGCCTGCGCGAGGCAGGGATCGAAGACGGACACATCGTCATTCAGGAGGGACAGATCGACTATCCCCTGCCGGTGCTGGATGACGCGACCGCGATTTGCTCCGCACCAGACGAGGGTGCCTGGGACCGGTTCGAAGCGATCTACCGACGCCGGGGCCGCTCTCGCCTGACGCTACACAGCCGGATTCTGGCAGCCGACGGTCGCGACGCGGTGCGCTTCACGGGCCAATTCGTACTGCACAAGTAA
- a CDS encoding YkgJ family cysteine cluster protein: MKTRLIASADPDRLETWARYSNGLCGDCRATCCTLPIEVRIDDLIRLEAVDAFERDEPAKQIAKRLSKAGIIEHFNQKHGLFTLTRMTNGDCLYLDRQTRLCTVYAKRPDTCRNHPRVGPRPGYCAYQQKTAAR, from the coding sequence GTGAAGACTCGACTGATTGCTTCTGCCGACCCCGACCGCCTGGAAACCTGGGCTCGCTATAGCAATGGATTGTGCGGTGATTGCCGGGCAACCTGCTGCACGCTGCCGATCGAAGTGCGCATAGACGACCTGATTCGCTTGGAGGCCGTCGATGCCTTCGAACGTGATGAACCGGCCAAGCAGATCGCCAAACGCCTGAGCAAAGCGGGCATCATCGAGCACTTCAATCAAAAGCACGGGCTTTTTACCCTCACCCGGATGACCAACGGCGACTGCCTGTACCTCGATCGGCAAACCCGCTTATGCACGGTATACGCCAAGCGGCCCGATACCTGCCGCAACCATCCGCGGGTTGGCCCGCGGCCGGGGTATTGCGCGTACCAGCAGAAAACTGCTGCTCGCTGA